AAATATCGCCGAGTATGATTTTGCCGTCGCACGACACGCCGACGTACGCATTGCCGACTATGTAGATATCGCCGCAAATGGAGCGGATGCTCCCGTCGAACAATGCGATATCGATTTTTACACGCTTACCGATATTGGTCGCGAACAGTTGTTTCCACAGCCCGACGTTGTTCTCGGCGTTAAAGTCGGGCATTGGATCGGGAATATTGATCTCGACCGGGGTGTTTGTACATTCCATATTTATATATAACCTCCGTGATATATTATTTACGTACTGAAATAACTGCTCCGCGGCGAGTAGAAGCAGTGATTGCCTATGCGCGTGCGAAGGTAGCCGTTGTTATTGGGAAAGCTCGAACGGCAGGTCGACGAGTACGGATTGAAGAACCACAGCGCGTCGCCGGTGTCGTTTAGCCGTCCGCCGTTCATCGCCCACTGCGCAATGTCGTAGTGGACCTGTTCAGGCGTGAGGTTGTAAATGCTCTGCTGCTGTTCGGTCGCGCACTCGAACTGGCGCGGCGCGAACACCACGTCGCGGATAGTGTTGTATCTGCCGTACTCGCCCTGAGTCTGGTTGACTCGGTTCATGATGACCGACGCAACAGCGCGCATACCCGCTTCGCCCTCGCCGCCCGCTTCGCACTTGATCAGCCTTGCCAAAAGTTCCAATTCGTCCATAGCACTATTATTTATGCGATGCTTTTATATGTTGTTACTTTTTTTAAAATAAAAAGAGCGGCTTAACCGCTCTTAATTACTAATTAATATTATCCCCTAAACTGCCACTTCTCCAAATCGACCACGCCGTCCTTGACTTCCACGCC
The window above is part of the Clostridiales bacterium genome. Proteins encoded here:
- a CDS encoding cell wall hydrolase; its protein translation is MDELELLARLIKCEAGGEGEAGMRAVASVIMNRVNQTQGEYGRYNTIRDVVFAPRQFECATEQQQSIYNLTPEQVHYDIAQWAMNGGRLNDTGDALWFFNPYSSTCRSSFPNNNGYLRTRIGNHCFYSPRSSYFST